The Coregonus clupeaformis isolate EN_2021a chromosome 6, ASM2061545v1, whole genome shotgun sequence genome has a segment encoding these proteins:
- the LOC121567665 gene encoding LOW QUALITY PROTEIN: immunoglobulin superfamily member 10 (The sequence of the model RefSeq protein was modified relative to this genomic sequence to represent the inferred CDS: inserted 1 base in 1 codon; deleted 2 bases in 2 codons): MTSATDEPTTSTTITTTTASKVVHAKINWGRVFGNKARQKEKLNRLRKPAWPTTTTTEGSTTVQPTTTTTTALPTQRSLAEPVTESPSRAGKHRETPEGSSDDDYGDSWPDSEASTTPQPATSRGTTAPAYDYRSSTTTESSPDTQTIASPPTEKPAPREDTVEASSSGSESGGSGMYLSRRFWGNRRPNGGSGGRRPFRGRRPFRKTTTTTEAPSTTIETTETTMETTMETTMETTMETTMETTMETTMETTMETTMETTMETTMETTMETTMETTMETTTYPTRTVSVSKPLYTPSRESERSAVTVSTDITFEGETTTDSDSYDDENWTDEMESTTNRPRAYTSTTRPRMTSTTPYPTTTSRPYTASSTRARTNTDSIRMNTSIRLPSGRDNRYQITQRPMIRRTRPTVSSNRARPSPDKTLTFDTLTVLEAEQGHTNNPYSSKDIDNAISNAYTHITGYDTTTANIVGFEPSTKDMPTKPRIVGGNAASFTVLSNSDAFLPCEAAGSPEPTISWKRFSSSTGSTLTIKGKMGKFEVFQNGTLSIQNANIKDRGQYLCLAENDQGSDKLLVTLSVVAYPSRILEPKVREIKSHSGKTVEMKCKAEGRPTPLVSWILANRTQVRGHNSDPRVSVTPEGTLLIKQVSVYDRGHYKCIASNPAGADTATVRLQVVAAPPGILEAKRQQVQAGVGQSLWLPCTAQGSPQPTVHWVLYDGMAVLPLKPSVDPRLSVFANGTLHLTDTAATDSGKYECIATSSTGSERRVVKLTVENRAPEITEASHRRTVLSYGDQLRLNCSATGDPKPRIIWRLPSKAVVDQWHRMGNRIQVLDNGTLIIDSVSDKDAGDYLCVARSKVGDDLQLMKVTVSMKPAKIEPKTYSKKQVPYGNDLKVDCKASGAPEPEISWGLPDGTVVNSALQADSTSRGGRARRYILFDNGTLYLNQVGMAEEGDYTCYAENQLGKDEMHVHITVVTAAPRIRMPSRTYAQVKPGGNIRLDCEAVGEPKPKILWMLPTNDMIAASNERYLMHVNGSLDIRDVKLRDAGEYVCMARNTAGDDSKVYKLDIDGNPPVINGYHQNRTVVKDTAAKYSRKFIDCKAAGDPPPKITWIMPDNIFLNAPYFGSRINVHHNGTLEFRNVRPTDMAEFICMARNDGGEAVMVVQLEVTDMLRRPIFKNPFNERVVTRMGKTTVLNCSADGHPTPEIIWLLPNGTRFTGSPDRGSRQHLGNDGTFVIYNPSKDDAGKYHCAAKNSMGYIEKLIVLEVGQKPLILTRPRGIIRSVSGDPLFLHCLADGSPRPSIYWTIPGGHTLARPQVHGRHQLMENGTLVVRDTTLHDRGNYVCRARNDAGEAVLTVPVIIIAYPPRITTGPPPTVRAVAGALIQLNCAAIGIPKPEMTWELPDRSVLSTAGKGRPTGSELLHPQGTLIIQRPTTADSGTYKCLAXNHLGTDSRVTYVRVL, from the exons ATGACGAGCGCAACAGATGAACCAACAACCTCCACCACCATCACAACCACAACCGCCTCCAAGGTCGTCCATGCTAAGATAAACTGGGGCAGGGTGTTTGGGAACAAGGCGAGGCAGAAGGAGAAACTCAACAGGTTACGTAAGCCAGCCtggcccaccaccaccaccacagaggGCTCAACAACAGTCCAACCCACAACTACAACCACAACCGCACTGCCCACCCAGCGGTCTCTGGCTGAACCTGTGACCGAGTCACCGTCTAGAGCAGGTAAACACAGAGAGACCCCAGAGGGCTCATCAGACGATGACTATGGGGATTCATGGCCTGACTCTGAGGCCTCGACCACACCCCAGCCTGCCACTAGCCGTGGAACTACAGCCCCAGCCTATGACTACAGGTCCTCCACCACCACAGAGTCCTCCCCTGACACCCAGACCATCGCCTCCCCACCCACAGAAAAACCTGCCCCAAGAGAAGACACAGTTGAGGCCTCGTCCTCTGGGTCTGAATCCGGAGGGTCAGGGATGTACCTATCCCGTAGATTTTGGGGAAACCGGAGACCGAATGGAGGGTCAGGGGGCAGGAGGCCTTTCAGGGGCAGGAGGCCTTTCAGAAAAACCACAACAACTACCGAAGCCCCCAGCACCACCATAGAAACAACAGAGACCACCATGGAAACCACCATGGAGACCACCATGGAAACCACCATGGAGACCACCATGGAGACTACCATGGAGACCACCATGGAGACTACCATGGAGACTACCATGGAGACCACCATGGAGACTACCATGGAGACCACCATGGAGACCACCATGGAGACCACCATGGAGACCACCACATATCCCACACGGACCGTCTCCGTCTCCAAGCCCCTGTACACACCCTCCAGAGAATCAGAAAGGTCTGCAGTGACTGTGTCCACTGACATTACCTTCGAGGGAGAAACCACAACAGACTCCGACTCATACGACGACGAGAACTGGACAGATGAGATGGAGTCCACCACTAACCGTCCACGAGCCTACACTTCCACCACCAGGCCTAGAATGACCTCCACCACACCTTATCCAACCACCACCTCAAGGCCTTACACTGCATCATCAACCCGCGCCCGGACTAACACCGACTCCATCAGAATGAACACTAGCATCAGGCTCCCGTCAGGGAGAGATAACCGTTACCAGATCACACAGAGACCCATGATCAGGAGAACCAGGCCCACGGTGTCCAGCAACAGGGCCAGACCAAGCCCAGACAAGACCCTGACCTTTGACACATTGACTGTTCTGGAAGCAGAGCAGGGGCACACCAATAACCCCTACAGCAGCAAGGACATAGACAATGCCATCTCCAACGCCTATACCCACATCACCGGCTATGATACGACAACCGCTAACATTGTGGGCTTTGAGCCGTCTACCAAGGACATGCCCACCAAGCCCAGGATCGTGGGAGGCAACGCGGCCAGCTTCACTGTCCTGTCCAACTCAGATGCCTTCCTGCCCTGTGAGGCCGCGGGCAGCCCTGAACCCACCATCAGCTGGAAACGCTTCTCTTCAAGCACGG GAAGCACATTGACCATCAAGGGCAAGATGGGCAAGTTTGAGGTGTTCCAGAACGGCACTCTGTCCATCCAGAACGCCAATATCAAAGACCGTGGCCAGTACCTCTGCCTGGCCGAGAACGACCAGGGGTCAGACAAGCTCCTGGTCACCCTGTCCGTGGTGGCCTACCCCTCACGCATCCTGGAGCCCAAGGTACGGGAGATCAAGTCCCACTCAGGGAAGACAGTGGAGATGAAGTGCAAGGCGGAGGGCCGCCCCACCCCTCTGGTCTCCTGGATCCTGGCCAACCGCACCCAAGTCAGGGGCCACAATTCGGACCCCAGAGTGTCAGTGACCCCAGAGGGCACTCTGCTCATCAAGCAGGTGTCTGTGTATGACCGGGGCCACTACAAGTGCATCGCCAGTAACCCTGCTGGAGCCGACACTGCCACTGTCAGACTGCAGGTGGTGGCAGCACCCCCTGGCATCCTGGAGGCCAAACGACAGCAGGTCCAGGCCGGTGTGGGTCAGAGCCTGTGGTTACCCTGTACAGCTCAGGGCAGCCCCCAGCCCACCGTACACTGGGTCCTCTACGATGGGATGGCGGTGCTGCCCCTGAAGCCCTCTGTGGACCCCAGGTTGTCTGTGTTCGCTAACGGAACGCTCCACCTGACCGATACGGCCGCCACGGACAGTGGGAAGTACGAGTGCATTGCCACCAGCTCAACAGGGTCGGAGCGCAGGGTGGTGAAGCTGACGGTGGAGAATAGGGCCCCTGAGATCACCGAGGCATCACACCGCAGGACGGTGCTTTCGTATGGGGACCAGCTGAGGCTGAACTGTTCGGCCACCGGGGACCCCAAACCCAGGATCATCTGGAGACTACCCTCCAAAGCTGTGGTGGACCAGTGGCACAG GATGGGAAACAGGATCCAGGTCCTGGACAATGGCACC CTGATCATCGACTCTGTAAGTGACAAGGACGCTGGGGACTACCTGTGTGTGGCGCGCAGCAAGGTGGGAGACGACCTCCAGCTCATGAAGGTCACTGTGTCCATGAAGCCGGCCAAGATCGAGCCTAAGACATACAGCAAGAAGCAGGTCCCCTACGGCAACGACCTGAAGGTGGACTGCAAAGCGTCTGGGGCCCCGGAGCCAGAGATCTCCTGGGGCCTGCCGGACGGCACCGTGGTCAACAGCGCCCTGCAGGCAGACAGCACCAGTAGAGGGGGACGCGCACGACGATACATCCTGTTTGATAATGGCACGCTTTATCTCAACCAG GTGGGCATGGCGGAGGAGGGTGACTACACGTGCTACGCCGAGAACCAGCTGGGCAAGGATGAGATGCACGTACACATCACCGTGGTGACGGCAGCGCCACGGATACGGATGCCCAGCCGGACCTACGCCCAGGTGAAGCCTGGAGGCAACATTCGCTTAGACTGCGAGGCCGTGGGCGAGCCCAAGCCCAAGATCCTGTGGATGCTCCCCACCAACGACATGATCGCAGCCTCCAATGAGCGCTACCTGATGCATGTCAACGGGTCTCTAGATATCCGGGACGTTAAGCTTAGGGATGCTGGTGAGTACGTTTGCATGGCTCGCAACACCGCCGGGGATGATAGCAAGGTTTACAAGCTGGATATTGACGGCAACCCTCCGGTTATCAACGGCTACCACCAGAACAGGACCGTGGTGAAAGACACGGCCGCCAAGTACTCCAGGAAGTTCATAGACTGCAAGGCCGCTGGAGACCCGCCTCCGAAGATCACATGGATCATGCCGGATAACATCTTCCTGAATGCTCCGTATTTCGGCAGCAGAATCAACGTCCACCACAACGGAACACTGGAGTTCCGGAACGTCCGTCCGACGGACATGGCGGAGTTCATCTGCATGGCGAGGAATGACGGAGGGGAGGCGGTGATGGTGGTGCAGCTGGAGGTCACTGACATGCTCCGACGGCCCATCTTCAAGAACCCCTTCAACGAGAGGGTGGTGACCCGCATGGGCAAGACCACGGTGCTGAACTGTTCTGCAGACGGTCACCCCACACCAGAGATCATCTGGCTGCTGCCTAATGGGACCCGCTTCACTGGCAGCCCCGACCGGGGCTCGCGCCAACACCTAGGCAACGACGGAACCTTCGTCATCTACAACCCCAGCAAGGATGATGCTGGGAAGTACCACTGTGCAGCTAAGAACTCGATGGGCTACATTGAGAAGCTGATAGTTCTGGAGGTAGGCCAGAAGCCCTTAATCCTCACCAGGCCCAGAGGGATCATACGCAGTGTGTCTGGGGACCCTCTGTTCCTCCACTGCCTGGCTGACGGTAGCCCCAGACCCAGTATCTACTGGACCATCCCTGGAGGCCACACCCTGGCCAGGCCGCAGGTCCACGGACGCCACCAGCTGATGGAGAACGGGACCCTGGTTGTCAGGGACACCACCCTCCACGACCGGGGAAACTACGTGTGTCGGGCGCGGAACGATGCTGGCGAGGCGGTTCTCACAGTGCCAGTCATCATCATCGCCTATCCTCCCCGCATCACCACGGGACCCCCTCCCACCGTGAGGGCGGTGGCGGGGGCGCTCATCCAACTCAACTGTGCCGCCATCGGGATCCCAAAGCCGGAGATGACCTGGGAGCTGCCTGACCGCTCTGTGCTCTCCACGGCTGGGAAAGGGCGGCCCACGGGCAGCGAGCTGCTCCACCCTCAGGGA ACGCTGATCATCCAGAGACCCACCACAGCAGACTCTGGCACCTACAAGTGCCTGG AAAATCACCTGGGTACGGACTCACGGGTCACATATGTGCGTGTGCTGTGA